The region GATGGCGCCGACCGTCTCGTAACCGTTCCCCTCGATGATGTCGGCGACGGCCTGAATGAACGCCGGTGCGGGCGGAAGCGCCGTCCGGAACGTGTATCGCGAGTCCCGGGAGAGAATCTCGATGTCGCCCGCGGTGTGTAGGTACAGCGGTACCTCCAACTCCTCGGCGTTTTCCGAGGTCAGCACGCCCACGTCGCTCGAGACCGGCCCGAGGGCAGCGACGGCGCCCTCGCGTTCGACCAGGCGATTGAGAATCGTCGCCGCCTCGCTGGGCTCGGAGCCGGTGTCCTCGGCAACGTGTTCGAGTTCCTTGTCGAGCAGGCCGCCGTCGTCGTTGATCTCCTGCATCGCGAACTCAACCCCTGCCGTGTGTGCATCCCCGTAGAGGGCGAACGGCCCGGAATAGGGCTGTAGTCCGGCGATCGTGATCGTGTCCTCGTCGCCGCCGCCACCCATGCACCCGGCAGTCAAGCCGACGCCGACGCCGGCGCCGGTCGACTTGAGAAACGTTCGCCGCCGTATTCGGTCTACTCCCTTCGCTGGCATTTGAACCACGGTACCAAATCACACCTTGATGACTTCAATCTTTTCGTGGCCGCGACCTTCGAGACCCGGTTCGGCAGAGCGAACGACGAGGGAGAGAGGAGGCGGCGAAGCGACGATCCGCTCGCGGACCGGTTCAGCCGCGCAGGTACGCGTCCACGACGTGATCGCTCTCGAGCAATTCGTCGCCGGTCCCCTCGGTGGCGATGCGGCCGTTCTCCAGGAGGTACGCGCGGTCGGCAAGTTCCAGCGCCCGGTCGACGTGTTGCTCGACGAGGAGGACGGTGATGTCGGTGCTGATCTCCTCGATCTTCTGAAAGACCCGCTCGGCCAACTGCGGGGCGAGCGCGCCGGAGGGCTCGTCGAGCGCCAGGACGTCCGGCTGGGCCATCAGTCCGCGACCGATCGCGAGCATCTGCTGTTCGCCGCCGCTGAGCGTTCCGGCCTTCTGTTCTCGACGTTCCTCGAGGACGGGAAACATCTCGAAGATCTCCTCGCGGGTCTCGTCGAATTGGTCGCGGTGCGTGAACGATCCCATCCGGAGGTTTTCGTAGACCGTCATCTCGTCGAAGAGGTTTCGCTCCTCCGGCACGTGGACGAAGCCGAGATCGATGATCTCCTCGGCGGGATGCCGAGAGATGTCCTCGCCGAGGATCTCGATGGACCCCGCCGACGGCTCGAGGAGGCCCGACAGCGTCCGGAGCAGCGTCGTCTTCCCTGCCCCGTTGGGTCCGACCAGCGTGACGACCGAATCCGACTCGTCGACGGTCATCGACACGTCCCAGAGGACCTGGAGGTCCCCGTAGGCGACGTCGATCCCGTCGACGTCGATCAGCGTCACACTTCCACCCCGCCGAGGTAGGCCTCGGCGACCTCCGGATCGGCCTGGACCTCCGCGGGCGTGCCGTCGGCGATCTTCTGCCCCTGATTGAGCACGATGATCCGATCGGTCGCACCCATGATCGCGTCGACGATGTGTTCGATCCAGAAGACGGAGATTCCGAGGTCGGCGCGAATCCGCGTGAGCGTCTCCGTCAGCGCGTCCAGTTCGGCCGGCGTGAGTCCGCTGCCGATCTCGTCGACGAGGACGAATTTCGGACCGGTCGCGAGCGCCCGCGCGAGTTCCAACAGCTTCCGGTCTGCGATGTTGAGGCTCCCGACGGACTCGGTCACCTGGTCGTCGAGGCCGACGAACTCGAGGCACTCGTAGGCCCGCGATTCCGCCTGGTCTTTCGAATCTCCGTTACCGAAGACGGCGCCGATGGTGACGTTATCGAGGACGGTCGACTCGTTGAACGTCCGCGCCGTCTGGAACGTCCGCGCGACGCCGGCCGTGGCGATCTCGTGGGGTTTCTTGCCGGTCAGCTCCGTGTCGTCCAGGACGATCGTCCCCGACGTCGGCGGATGGACGCCCGTGATCGCGTTGAACAGCGTCGTCTTTCCGGCCCCGTTCGGCCCGATCACTCCCACGATCTCCTCGTCACCGATCTCGAAGGTGACGTCGTCGACGG is a window of Natrinema salifodinae DNA encoding:
- a CDS encoding ABC transporter ATP-binding protein; its protein translation is MTLIDVDGIDVAYGDLQVLWDVSMTVDESDSVVTLVGPNGAGKTTLLRTLSGLLEPSAGSIEILGEDISRHPAEEIIDLGFVHVPEERNLFDEMTVYENLRMGSFTHRDQFDETREEIFEMFPVLEERREQKAGTLSGGEQQMLAIGRGLMAQPDVLALDEPSGALAPQLAERVFQKIEEISTDITVLLVEQHVDRALELADRAYLLENGRIATEGTGDELLESDHVVDAYLRG
- a CDS encoding ABC transporter ATP-binding protein yields the protein MLRATGVTKSFGGLVAVDDVTFEIGDEEIVGVIGPNGAGKTTLFNAITGVHPPTSGTIVLDDTELTGKKPHEIATAGVARTFQTARTFNESTVLDNVTIGAVFGNGDSKDQAESRAYECLEFVGLDDQVTESVGSLNIADRKLLELARALATGPKFVLVDEIGSGLTPAELDALTETLTRIRADLGISVFWIEHIVDAIMGATDRIIVLNQGQKIADGTPAEVQADPEVAEAYLGGVEV